A single window of Vibrio campbellii CAIM 519 = NBRC 15631 = ATCC 25920 DNA harbors:
- a CDS encoding LysE family translocator, with translation MEYHQLGALALFAFVSTFTPGPNNIMLMTSGANVGFKRTIPHMLGITLGFGAMLILVGIGLMSLFHAYPLTHDILKGLSLTYLLYLTYKIATSNKTEVKDDFRPMSFLGAVAFQWVNPKGWSMALTAITVYSSGGSWLELALIAGIFCLANLPSVTFWTAAGIQLQRWLTTSNRVKGFNYGMAALLLLSTIPMI, from the coding sequence ATGGAATACCATCAACTTGGTGCGCTGGCACTGTTTGCGTTTGTCTCGACTTTCACCCCGGGACCAAACAACATCATGCTCATGACTTCAGGCGCCAACGTCGGCTTTAAACGTACCATCCCTCATATGCTTGGCATCACGCTCGGTTTTGGTGCGATGCTGATCCTCGTCGGTATTGGTTTAATGAGTTTGTTCCATGCATACCCGCTAACACATGACATTCTCAAGGGCTTGAGTCTCACTTACTTGCTGTACCTAACGTACAAAATTGCTACGAGCAACAAAACGGAAGTCAAAGACGATTTCCGCCCAATGAGCTTTTTGGGTGCAGTGGCCTTCCAGTGGGTGAACCCCAAAGGCTGGTCAATGGCACTCACCGCCATCACCGTGTACAGCAGCGGTGGGTCTTGGCTAGAACTGGCTTTGATTGCTGGCATCTTCTGCTTGGCAAACCTGCCGTCCGTAACTTTCTGGACGGCGGCAGGCATACAGCTTCAACGTTGGTTAACGACCTCCAACCGAGTAAAAGGCTTCAACTATGGCATGGCAGCGCTTCTGCTTTTATCGACTATCCCAATGATATAA
- a CDS encoding Qnr family pentapeptide repeat protein, producing MIKTDLTFEQEDFSHQDLQNATFENCRFYQCNFDHADLSDAKFIDCRFIQSSDIEGCSFRYAKLKDASFNNCMLAMSQFNGADCVGIELRKCDLKGANFQSANFANRVSNTVFFCIAYITGCNLAYTNFERALIEKCDLFENRWSGANLMGASFKGSDLSRGEFSKEQWGSFNIEESDLTHVDLEGLDIRRVSLYGVKICDWQQEQLLAPFGLIVI from the coding sequence ATGATTAAGACCGATCTCACTTTCGAACAGGAAGACTTTTCTCACCAAGATTTGCAAAACGCCACCTTTGAAAACTGCCGCTTTTATCAGTGCAATTTCGACCATGCCGATCTGAGTGATGCAAAGTTTATTGATTGCCGCTTTATCCAATCGAGCGACATAGAAGGCTGCAGTTTCCGTTATGCAAAACTCAAAGACGCCAGCTTTAATAACTGCATGTTGGCCATGTCTCAGTTCAATGGTGCAGACTGCGTCGGCATCGAACTGCGCAAGTGTGATTTGAAAGGCGCAAACTTTCAAAGTGCCAACTTTGCTAATCGCGTCAGCAATACGGTTTTCTTTTGTATCGCCTACATCACTGGCTGCAACTTGGCTTACACCAACTTTGAGCGTGCATTAATCGAGAAATGCGACCTGTTTGAGAACCGATGGAGCGGCGCCAATCTGATGGGCGCAAGCTTTAAAGGCTCAGACTTATCCAGAGGTGAATTCAGCAAAGAACAATGGGGCAGCTTTAATATAGAAGAGAGCGACCTTACCCACGTCGACTTAGAAGGCTTGGACATTCGCCGCGTCTCTTTATACGGTGTTAAGATCTGCGACTGGCAGCAAGAACAACTGCTCGCACCATTTGGATTGATCGTTATTTAG
- a CDS encoding HlyD family secretion protein: MSDDIAKKSTSKSKLTKILFLLVCVIAFGAMYWSWQYSDSHPSTEDAYVRAKILSVAPQVQGQVISVEAKDFQVVNKGDLLLKIDSRPYLLAVKQAKAAYQLAVQQHDVADKQVTEAVAGLDAARSNLTEAQLEYKRTNSLVKRKLASDQDLDTAKNKLANAQASLEQARATVEKAIANRGEEGAEAAVVQQAAAQLAQAELNLSYTDITSPVDGIAGEINTHTGSVVGIGQTLFPVIVKDSYWVRANFKETDLTHIKAGMHAEVVIDMYPDVVWDAKVEELSPASGTSFSLMPPENATGNWVKIKQRFPVRLTLEVPEGAPQLRVGASSEVTVDLKSNAQ; encoded by the coding sequence ATGAGCGACGATATCGCGAAGAAATCCACTTCGAAATCCAAACTGACCAAAATCCTTTTCCTTCTCGTTTGTGTTATCGCCTTCGGTGCGATGTACTGGTCTTGGCAATACTCTGACAGTCACCCAAGTACGGAAGACGCCTACGTAAGAGCTAAAATCCTGTCTGTCGCTCCTCAGGTTCAAGGCCAAGTGATCTCGGTAGAAGCCAAAGATTTTCAAGTGGTGAACAAAGGCGACCTGCTATTAAAGATTGATTCTCGCCCTTACCTGCTCGCAGTTAAACAAGCGAAAGCGGCTTATCAATTGGCGGTGCAACAGCACGACGTAGCCGACAAGCAAGTGACCGAAGCGGTGGCGGGATTGGATGCTGCACGCTCGAACCTTACCGAAGCGCAGTTGGAGTACAAACGTACTAACTCGCTAGTGAAACGCAAATTAGCGTCTGACCAAGATTTGGATACCGCGAAGAACAAACTCGCGAACGCTCAAGCGAGTTTAGAACAAGCACGTGCAACGGTTGAAAAAGCGATCGCGAACCGCGGTGAAGAAGGTGCAGAAGCAGCGGTTGTTCAGCAAGCAGCGGCGCAACTTGCACAAGCGGAACTGAACCTTAGCTACACTGACATCACTTCTCCTGTTGATGGTATCGCTGGTGAAATCAACACACATACTGGCTCTGTTGTCGGCATTGGCCAAACTCTGTTCCCTGTGATTGTGAAAGACAGCTACTGGGTACGCGCAAACTTTAAAGAAACGGACCTAACGCACATCAAAGCAGGCATGCACGCTGAAGTCGTGATCGATATGTACCCAGACGTAGTGTGGGATGCGAAAGTGGAAGAACTGTCGCCAGCAAGTGGTACCTCTTTCTCTTTGATGCCACCAGAAAATGCAACTGGTAACTGGGTGAAAATTAAGCAACGTTTCCCTGTGCGTTTGACGCTGGAAGTACCTGAAGGTGCGCCACAATTGCGTGTGGGTGCAAGTTCTGAAGTGACTGTTGATCTGAAAAGTAACGCACAATGA
- a CDS encoding cupin domain-containing protein, whose product MNLFKDLPSDLSEEVFEDLLTHKQLRIERIVSKGQTTPEGEWYDQEEHEWVLVLQGAGELTYEDGSVKRLETGDHLNIPVHTKHRVSWTDPEQETIWLAVFYS is encoded by the coding sequence ATGAATCTGTTTAAAGACCTACCCAGTGATCTGAGTGAAGAAGTGTTCGAAGATTTACTCACGCATAAACAGCTGCGTATCGAGCGCATCGTCTCGAAGGGACAAACCACGCCAGAGGGTGAATGGTACGATCAAGAAGAACATGAATGGGTATTGGTTCTACAAGGCGCAGGCGAACTGACTTATGAAGATGGTTCTGTAAAACGTTTAGAGACGGGCGATCACCTCAACATTCCTGTACATACCAAGCATCGCGTGAGCTGGACTGATCCCGAGCAAGAAACCATTTGGCTGGCGGTTTTTTACAGTTAG
- the ompW gene encoding outer membrane protein OmpW, which translates to MKKTISSLAVVAALVSPSVFAHSEGDFILRVGAASVVPNDSSDKILGSQEELKVDSNTQLGLTFGYMFTDNISLEVLAATPFSHDISTDLLGLGDIGETKHLPPTVMVQYYFGDSQSKFRPYVGAGLNYTIFFDEGFNSTGKGAGLSDLKLDDSFGLAANVGVDYMINDKWFLNASAWYANIETKATYKAGGAKQKTDVEINPWVFMISGGYKF; encoded by the coding sequence ATGAAAAAAACAATCAGCAGTTTAGCAGTGGTTGCCGCGTTAGTGTCTCCAAGTGTTTTCGCTCACAGTGAAGGTGACTTTATTCTACGTGTTGGTGCGGCATCGGTTGTACCAAACGACAGCAGTGACAAGATCTTGGGCTCTCAAGAAGAGCTTAAAGTGGATTCAAACACCCAGCTGGGTTTGACGTTTGGTTACATGTTCACCGACAACATCAGCTTAGAGGTTCTAGCTGCAACACCATTTAGCCATGATATTTCGACTGACCTACTTGGTCTTGGTGATATCGGTGAGACCAAACACTTGCCACCTACAGTAATGGTTCAATACTATTTTGGTGACTCACAAAGCAAATTCCGCCCGTACGTGGGTGCTGGTCTAAACTACACCATCTTCTTCGATGAAGGCTTTAACAGTACAGGTAAAGGTGCGGGACTTTCTGATCTGAAATTGGATGATTCGTTCGGTCTAGCTGCAAACGTTGGTGTGGACTACATGATCAACGATAAATGGTTCCTAAACGCATCGGCGTGGTACGCAAACATTGAGACAAAAGCGACCTACAAAGCGGGTGGCGCGAAACAAAAAACGGACGTTGAAATCAACCCTTGGGTATTCATGATCAGCGGCGGTTACAAGTTCTAA
- a CDS encoding HAD family hydrolase: protein MSDTQKPSLALFDFDGTITDEDMFSAFLHYAVSGPRKWLGKVMILPFYALYKTGALPAKRMRPIASFIAFAGRRTQEVEALGAQFAQEVIVKHIRPEAQAKLDWHQAQGDTIVVVSASLNAYLSPWCRNQDYHLLCSELLSESKRISGFYQSNDCSLERKVERIKTAYDVSQYETIYAYGDTHEDIPMLKLADHATMNWQPWQH, encoded by the coding sequence TTGTCAGATACTCAAAAGCCCTCTCTTGCCCTGTTTGATTTTGATGGCACCATAACGGATGAAGACATGTTCAGTGCCTTCCTCCACTACGCTGTTTCTGGTCCACGAAAATGGCTAGGGAAAGTTATGATTCTGCCATTTTACGCGCTGTACAAAACTGGTGCTCTTCCTGCAAAGAGGATGCGTCCTATCGCCAGCTTTATTGCTTTTGCTGGGAGAAGGACTCAAGAAGTTGAAGCGTTAGGAGCACAATTTGCACAAGAGGTAATTGTTAAACACATTCGCCCAGAAGCCCAAGCAAAACTCGATTGGCACCAAGCGCAAGGCGACACCATCGTAGTGGTCTCTGCATCACTTAACGCTTATTTAAGCCCTTGGTGTCGCAACCAAGATTACCACCTACTCTGTAGCGAGCTACTCAGCGAGAGTAAACGCATCAGTGGCTTCTACCAGAGCAATGATTGCAGTTTAGAAAGAAAAGTAGAGCGAATTAAAACGGCGTATGACGTTAGCCAATATGAGACTATTTATGCTTATGGCGATACCCACGAAGATATCCCAATGCTCAAATTGGCGGATCATGCCACGATGAATTGGCAGCCTTGGCAACACTGA
- a CDS encoding DMT family transporter — MSWFFLLLGVGAEALSHVALKATDGFSKPLPATLVLIGHLAAFVCLAQAMKGGMPVGIVHALWAGLAIVSVTLISQLVYRQHMDTSLWIGMALIAAGVMVINFSHGHAH; from the coding sequence ATGAGCTGGTTTTTCTTACTTTTAGGCGTGGGCGCCGAAGCCCTTTCACACGTTGCACTTAAAGCAACCGACGGCTTTAGCAAACCACTGCCTGCAACCCTAGTGTTGATTGGTCATTTGGCCGCATTTGTCTGTTTAGCGCAGGCGATGAAAGGTGGTATGCCAGTGGGCATTGTTCACGCGCTTTGGGCGGGTTTAGCAATTGTGTCAGTGACCTTAATCTCGCAACTGGTTTACCGCCAGCACATGGATACGAGCCTTTGGATTGGGATGGCGCTTATCGCAGCAGGTGTGATGGTGATAAACTTCTCTCACGGACACGCACACTAA
- a CDS encoding lytic polysaccharide monooxygenase — protein sequence MKSYVTLPLVSLGAMAALSSFNVSAHGWVEFPSARQNTCYLDGGFWTNEIPNQACQAAYDESGAYPFVQRSEIAANVPNYRDMAHVKAIVRDGELCSAGDAAKKGLNISSPNWQRTNVTPDANNQIELVFFGKAPHNPSYWEFYLSKPTYDDTQPLTWDDLELIDTAGDVYVDAEKRYRMQVTFPTDRSGDAILYTRWQRIDVAGEGFYNCSDITLNGNGTTPPTDPVDPTDPVNNLTSLGYFVTQGFGPVESGDTVRFRTFSATGSEIVDLSLPISANNTTTWAAELADQFNSQQTGDWYVGIWHEAMKHYMFDTNNIYANQVLAPNANFSYALSLIKGDTQPPVDPTNLWSKDAVYNQGDVVTHNGREWTAQWWTRGEEPGTTGEWGVWR from the coding sequence ATGAAATCATACGTAACCCTTCCTCTAGTGAGCTTGGGCGCAATGGCTGCGTTAAGCTCGTTCAATGTCAGTGCCCATGGCTGGGTCGAGTTTCCAAGTGCGCGTCAAAACACCTGTTATTTAGATGGCGGCTTTTGGACTAATGAAATTCCAAACCAAGCGTGTCAGGCGGCTTATGATGAGTCTGGCGCTTACCCTTTCGTACAACGTAGTGAGATCGCTGCCAACGTACCAAACTACCGCGATATGGCGCATGTGAAAGCGATTGTTCGTGACGGTGAGCTTTGTTCAGCGGGCGATGCTGCAAAGAAAGGTTTGAATATCTCATCGCCAAACTGGCAGCGTACTAACGTGACGCCAGATGCGAACAACCAAATCGAATTGGTGTTCTTTGGTAAAGCGCCACACAACCCTTCTTACTGGGAGTTCTACCTTTCCAAGCCAACTTATGATGATACGCAGCCCCTTACTTGGGACGATTTAGAACTGATCGATACTGCCGGTGATGTGTATGTAGATGCAGAAAAACGTTATCGCATGCAGGTGACTTTCCCGACAGACCGTTCGGGTGATGCGATTCTTTACACTCGTTGGCAACGCATCGATGTGGCTGGTGAAGGCTTCTACAACTGTAGTGACATTACGCTAAACGGCAATGGCACCACACCACCGACTGACCCAGTTGACCCTACCGATCCCGTAAATAACCTGACTTCTCTTGGCTATTTTGTGACACAAGGTTTTGGTCCGGTTGAATCGGGCGATACCGTACGTTTCCGTACCTTTAGTGCAACAGGCAGCGAGATCGTTGATCTTTCACTACCAATCAGTGCTAACAACACCACGACGTGGGCAGCCGAGCTGGCCGATCAGTTTAACTCACAACAAACGGGTGATTGGTATGTGGGTATTTGGCATGAAGCGATGAAGCACTACATGTTCGATACCAATAATATCTACGCAAACCAAGTATTGGCGCCGAATGCCAACTTTAGCTACGCGTTATCATTGATTAAAGGTGATACCCAGCCACCAGTTGATCCCACGAACCTGTGGAGCAAAGACGCGGTTTACAACCAAGGTGATGTTGTGACACACAATGGTCGTGAGTGGACAGCGCAATGGTGGACTCGTGGTGAAGAGCCAGGGACCACAGGAGAATGGGGCGTTTGGCGTTAA
- a CDS encoding Lrp/AsnC family transcriptional regulator, with protein sequence MDRFDERILQVLKSDGRISNVELSERVGLSPSATLRRVQDLERKGIIKGYQAVLDNQQMGVGFVAYVSIGLASHSKQAQLGFEDHVRFVDEVVECHNITGANEYLLRVETQDLAAYKAFHADVLGECEHVKAITTMVVMDTPKDER encoded by the coding sequence ATGGATAGATTTGACGAAAGAATATTGCAAGTGCTGAAATCAGACGGAAGAATCTCCAATGTGGAGTTGTCTGAACGTGTTGGATTGTCACCATCGGCGACCTTACGTCGTGTGCAAGATTTGGAGCGTAAAGGGATCATCAAAGGATATCAAGCCGTGTTAGATAATCAGCAAATGGGTGTTGGTTTTGTTGCTTATGTCTCGATTGGTCTGGCTTCTCACTCCAAGCAGGCCCAGCTTGGTTTTGAAGATCACGTGCGCTTTGTTGACGAGGTAGTGGAATGCCACAACATCACTGGAGCGAACGAATATTTGTTACGAGTGGAAACCCAAGATCTTGCAGCATACAAAGCCTTCCATGCCGATGTATTGGGAGAGTGCGAGCACGTCAAAGCGATCACGACCATGGTGGTGATGGATACGCCCAAAGACGAGCGTTAA